In Phyllostomus discolor isolate MPI-MPIP mPhyDis1 chromosome 2, mPhyDis1.pri.v3, whole genome shotgun sequence, the following are encoded in one genomic region:
- the LOC114513446 gene encoding olfactory receptor 6C2-like: MKNYTAITTFILLGLTDDPYLQILLFIFLFLAYLLSIAGNLTIITLTLVDSQLKTPMYFFLRNFSILEVSFTTVCIPRFLYTMASGDNTVTYNACATQLFFVVVLGVAEFFLLTAMSYDRYVAICKPLHYMTIMNNRVCIKLLIGCYMLALIIVIPPFSMGFQFEFCDSNVIDHFGCDAAPILKITCSDTKFIEQFVLVLAVLTLIFTLVCVIMSYTYIIRTILRFPSAQQRKKAFSTCSSHIIVVSITYGSCIFIYIKPSAKEGVAINKMVSVLTTSVAPVMNPFIYTLRNKQVVQAFKDILKRAVSVSNN, from the coding sequence ATGAAAAATTACACAGCAATAACTACATTCATCCTGCTGGGACTAACAGATGACCCATATCTACAGAttctgctttttatctttttgtttctagCCTACTTACTTAGCATTGCTGGGAATCTGACCATCATCACTCTCACCTTGGTGGATTCTCAGCTTAAAACACCCATGTATTTTTTCCTCCGAAATTTCTCCATCTTGGAAGTTTCCTTTACAACTGTCTGCATTCCCAGATTCCTCTACACAATGGCATCTGGGGACAACACTGTTACCTACAATGCATGTGCCACTCAATTATTCTTTGTTGTTGTCCTAGGTGTGGCTGAGTTTTTTCTCCTGACGGCCATGTCCTATGACCGTTACGTGGCCATCTGCAAACCCCTGCATTACATGACCATCATGAACAACAGAGTCTGTATCAAGCTCCTTATTGGCTGTTACATGCTTGCTCTAATCATCGTCATCCCACCATTCAGCATGGGCTTTCAGTTTGAGTTTTGTGACTCCAATGTCATAGATCACTTTGGATGTGATGCTGCTCCCATTCTAAAGATTACCTGCTCAGACACAAAGTTTATAGAGCAGTTTGTCTTGGTCCTCGCTGTGTTGACACTCATTTTCACTTTGGTGTGTGTAATTATGTCCTACACATATATCATCAGGACCATTCTCAGATTCCCTTCTGCCCAGCAAAGGAAAAAGGCTTTTTCTACATGTTCTTCCCatatcattgtggtttcaatCACTTATGGAAGTTGCATCTTTATCTATATTAAACCATCTGCAAAAGAAGGAGTAGCTATTAATAAGATGGTGTCAGTGCTGACCACCTCAGTTGCCCCAGTAATGAATCCCTTTATTTATACTCTAAGGAACAAGCAGGTGGTACAAGCTTTCAAAGACATACTCAAAAGGGCTGTGTCTGTCTCAAACAACTAA